A genomic window from Streptomyces mirabilis includes:
- a CDS encoding GntR family transcriptional regulator — protein sequence MSLQLSVDRSSPVPLYFQLSQQLEAAIEHGTLTPGSLLGNEIELAGRLGLSRPTVRQAIQSLVDKGLLVRRRGVGTQVVHSQVKRPLELSSLYDDLEAAGQRPATRVLVNTVVPASAEVAAALGVAEGSDVHRVERLRLAHGEPMAYLCNYLPPELLELDSEQMEATGLYRLMRAAGITLHSARQSVGARAATAEEGERLGEPEGAPLLTMQRTTFDDTGRAVEFGSHMYRASRYSFEFQLLVRP from the coding sequence GTGTCGCTCCAGCTCAGCGTCGACCGCAGCAGTCCGGTCCCGCTGTACTTCCAGCTCTCCCAACAGCTGGAGGCGGCGATCGAGCACGGGACCCTGACCCCGGGCAGCCTTCTCGGCAACGAGATCGAGCTCGCGGGGCGTCTCGGGCTGTCCCGACCCACGGTCCGTCAGGCCATCCAGTCCCTCGTCGACAAGGGTCTGCTGGTGCGCCGCCGTGGTGTCGGCACCCAGGTCGTGCACAGCCAGGTCAAGCGGCCCCTGGAGCTCAGCAGTCTGTACGACGACCTGGAGGCGGCCGGGCAGCGTCCCGCGACCCGGGTGCTCGTCAACACCGTCGTACCGGCGTCCGCCGAGGTCGCGGCCGCTCTGGGCGTGGCCGAGGGCAGTGACGTGCACCGGGTGGAGCGGCTGCGGCTCGCCCACGGGGAGCCGATGGCGTACCTCTGCAACTATCTGCCCCCGGAGCTGCTGGAGCTGGACAGCGAGCAGATGGAGGCCACCGGGCTGTACCGGCTGATGCGGGCCGCGGGCATCACGCTGCACAGCGCCCGCCAGTCCGTCGGCGCCCGCGCGGCCACCGCGGAGGAGGGGGAGCGGCTCGGTGAGCCCGAGGGGGCACCGCTGCTCACCATGCAGCGCACCACCTTCGACGACACCGGGCGCGCGGTCGAGTTCGGCAGTCACATGTACCGCGCCTCGCGCTACTCCTTCGAATTCCAGCTCCTCGTACGGCCGTGA
- a CDS encoding sugar ABC transporter substrate-binding protein produces MRTARTAAAVIAVIALAAGCSNSGGKDSENRASAGGSGGKAAGTPRLKIAMVTHSGEGDTFWDIVQSGAKQAASKDNVDFLYSNDKEAGGQAQLVQAAIDKKVDGIVVTLAKPDAMKDVLAKAEQAGIPVVTINSGAEFSKRFGALAHFGQDESVAGEAVGEELNNRGLKKAVCVIHEQGNVSLEQRCAGVKKTFKGTLENLNVDGTNAPATQSSVEAKLQATKGIDAVVTLGAPIAAVAVKAKADAGSKAEIDTFDLNAEVVKRLQAKEVGFAVDQQPYLQGYEAIDMLWLYKTNGDILGGGKTVLTGPAIITEKDASTLEKYTARGTR; encoded by the coding sequence ATGCGTACAGCCCGAACGGCAGCGGCGGTGATCGCCGTGATCGCGCTCGCGGCCGGCTGCAGCAACTCCGGTGGCAAGGACTCCGAGAACAGGGCGAGCGCCGGCGGGAGCGGCGGCAAGGCCGCGGGTACGCCCCGTCTGAAGATCGCGATGGTGACGCACTCCGGCGAGGGTGACACCTTCTGGGACATCGTGCAGAGCGGCGCCAAGCAGGCGGCGAGCAAGGACAACGTCGACTTCCTGTACTCGAACGACAAGGAAGCGGGCGGGCAGGCCCAGCTCGTTCAGGCCGCCATCGACAAGAAGGTCGACGGGATCGTCGTCACCCTGGCCAAGCCCGATGCCATGAAGGACGTCCTCGCCAAGGCCGAACAGGCGGGTATCCCGGTCGTCACGATCAACTCCGGTGCCGAGTTCTCCAAGCGGTTCGGGGCGCTCGCGCACTTCGGCCAGGACGAGTCGGTCGCCGGTGAGGCCGTCGGCGAGGAGCTGAACAACCGGGGCCTGAAGAAGGCCGTCTGCGTCATCCACGAGCAGGGCAACGTCTCGCTGGAGCAGCGCTGCGCGGGCGTGAAGAAGACCTTCAAGGGCACGCTCGAGAACCTCAACGTCGACGGCACCAACGCCCCCGCCACCCAGTCCTCCGTCGAGGCGAAGCTCCAGGCCACGAAGGGTATCGACGCCGTCGTCACCCTGGGCGCCCCGATCGCCGCCGTCGCGGTGAAGGCCAAGGCCGACGCGGGCAGCAAGGCGGAGATAGACACCTTCGACCTGAACGCGGAGGTGGTCAAGCGCCTCCAGGCCAAGGAGGTCGGCTTCGCGGTCGACCAGCAGCCCTACCTCCAGGGGTACGAGGCCATCGACATGCTGTGGCTCTACAAGACCAACGGCGACATCCTCGGCGGCGGCAAGACGGTCCTGACCGGCCCGGCCATCATCACCGAGAAGGACGCCTCGACCCTCGAGAAGTACACCGCGCGCGGGACCCGCTGA
- a CDS encoding sugar ABC transporter substrate-binding protein, whose amino-acid sequence MARTRTWVSIALAGALGVSLAGCSSTGGKRAEDARKAASAQGRAAVNTPKWTFAMITHSGDGDTFWDIVQNGAKQAAVKDNIDFLYSHNAEAQQQAQLVDAAVDKRVDGIIVTLAKPDAMKAAVARAEKAGIPVITVNSGSEQSKAFGALAHIGQDETIAGEAVGEELNKRGRKKALCILHEQGNVGHEQRCAGVKSTFHGTVQNLYVQGTSMPDVQSSIGAKLQADRSIDTVVTLGAPYADTAVKAKADAGSKAEIDTFDLNAKVASELKDGTLGFAVDQQPYLQGYEAVDLLWLYKYNADVLGGGKPVLTGPQIITKDQAAALEEYTKRGTR is encoded by the coding sequence GTGGCACGGACTCGGACCTGGGTAAGCATCGCGCTCGCAGGGGCGCTGGGGGTGTCCCTCGCGGGATGCAGCAGCACCGGCGGGAAGCGGGCCGAGGATGCCCGTAAGGCGGCGTCGGCCCAGGGCAGGGCCGCGGTGAACACGCCCAAGTGGACCTTCGCGATGATCACCCATTCGGGCGATGGCGACACGTTCTGGGACATCGTGCAGAACGGCGCCAAGCAGGCCGCGGTCAAGGACAACATCGACTTCCTGTACTCGCACAACGCCGAGGCGCAGCAGCAGGCGCAGCTCGTCGACGCCGCCGTGGACAAGCGGGTCGACGGCATCATCGTCACGCTGGCCAAGCCGGACGCGATGAAGGCCGCCGTGGCGCGCGCCGAGAAGGCCGGCATCCCCGTGATCACGGTGAACTCCGGCTCCGAGCAGTCCAAGGCGTTCGGCGCGCTCGCCCACATCGGGCAGGACGAGACGATCGCCGGTGAGGCGGTCGGCGAGGAGCTGAACAAGCGGGGCCGCAAGAAGGCCCTGTGCATCCTGCACGAGCAGGGCAACGTCGGCCACGAGCAGCGCTGTGCGGGTGTGAAGAGCACCTTCCACGGCACCGTGCAGAATCTCTACGTCCAGGGCACCAGCATGCCCGACGTGCAGTCCTCCATCGGCGCCAAGCTGCAGGCCGACAGGTCCATCGACACGGTCGTCACGCTCGGCGCCCCGTACGCGGACACCGCGGTGAAGGCGAAGGCCGACGCGGGCAGCAAGGCCGAGATCGACACCTTCGACCTGAACGCGAAGGTGGCCTCGGAGCTCAAGGACGGCACACTCGGCTTCGCGGTCGACCAGCAGCCCTACCTCCAGGGGTACGAGGCCGTGGACCTGCTGTGGCTCTACAAGTACAACGCCGATGTCCTCGGCGGCGGCAAGCCGGTCCTCACCGGTCCGCAGATCATCACCAAGGATCAGGCCGCCGCGCTCGAGGAGTACACCAAGCGGGGGACCCGATGA
- a CDS encoding ABC transporter permease, giving the protein MSATAPAPAPSPDTKVDERLLKTSPLRGLMGRPELGSVVGAIAVFLFFAIFADSFVRAASLSTVLYASSTIGIMAVPVALLMIGGEFDLSAGVMVTSSALISSMFSYQMTANVWVGVLVSLVVTLAIGVFNGVMLTRTDPPSFIITLGTFLMLTGMNLGFTKLISGTVSTKSISDMQGFSSARDVFASTFTIGGVDFKITILWWLALVVVATWILLRTRFGNWIYAVGGGEDAARAVGVPVNKTKIGLYMGVAFGAWISGQHLLFSFDVVQSGEGVGNELIYIIAAVIGGCLITGGYGSAVGAAVGALIFGMVSKGIVFAEWNPDWFKFFLGVMLLLATLLNHWVRKRAEATA; this is encoded by the coding sequence ATGAGCGCCACTGCGCCTGCACCCGCGCCGTCGCCCGACACCAAGGTCGACGAGCGCCTCCTGAAGACCTCGCCCCTGCGCGGACTCATGGGACGGCCCGAGCTCGGCTCCGTGGTCGGCGCGATCGCGGTCTTCCTCTTCTTCGCGATCTTCGCCGACAGCTTCGTACGGGCCGCGAGCCTCAGCACGGTGCTGTACGCCTCCTCGACGATCGGCATCATGGCCGTACCGGTCGCGCTGCTGATGATCGGCGGCGAGTTCGACCTCTCCGCGGGCGTCATGGTGACCAGCTCCGCGCTGATCTCCTCGATGTTCAGCTACCAGATGACCGCGAACGTCTGGGTCGGCGTCCTCGTCTCGCTGGTCGTCACGCTGGCGATCGGCGTCTTCAACGGCGTCATGCTGACCCGCACGGACCCGCCGAGCTTCATCATCACGCTCGGCACCTTCCTGATGCTGACCGGCATGAACCTCGGCTTCACCAAGCTGATCAGTGGCACGGTGTCCACGAAGTCGATCTCCGACATGCAGGGCTTCTCCTCGGCCAGGGACGTCTTCGCCTCGACGTTCACCATCGGCGGCGTCGACTTCAAGATCACCATCCTGTGGTGGCTGGCCCTGGTCGTCGTCGCCACCTGGATCCTGCTGCGCACCCGCTTCGGCAACTGGATCTACGCCGTCGGCGGTGGCGAGGACGCGGCCCGCGCGGTCGGCGTCCCGGTCAACAAGACGAAGATCGGCCTCTACATGGGTGTCGCCTTCGGCGCCTGGATCTCCGGGCAGCACCTGCTGTTCTCGTTCGACGTCGTGCAGTCCGGCGAGGGCGTCGGCAACGAGCTGATCTACATCATCGCGGCCGTCATCGGCGGCTGTCTGATCACCGGCGGCTACGGCTCCGCGGTCGGCGCGGCGGTCGGCGCGCTGATCTTCGGCATGGTGAGCAAGGGCATCGTGTTCGCCGAGTGGAACCCGGACTGGTTCAAGTTCTTCCTGGGAGTGATGCTGCTCCTGGCGACCCTGCTCAACCACTGGGTCCGCAAGCGCGCGGAGGCGACGGCATGA
- a CDS encoding ATP-binding cassette domain-containing protein, with product MTTDAGKTTGAAASERTALVELDDVSKYYGNIRALEGVSLEVHAGEISCVLGDNGAGKSTLIKIIAGLHQHDAGTLSIEGEETRLTSPREALDRGIATVYQDLAVVPLMPVWRNFFLGSELSRGTGPFRRMDVDRMRRTTHAELLRMGIDLRDVDQPIGTLSGGERQCVAIARAVHFGAKVLVLDEPTAALGVKQSGVVLKYVAAARDAGLGVVLITHNPHHAYLVGDRFVLLKRGAMFGSHTRDEISLDELTRQMAGGSELDDLRHELERSAS from the coding sequence ATGACGACGGACGCGGGAAAGACGACCGGCGCGGCGGCCTCGGAACGCACGGCGCTCGTCGAACTCGACGACGTCAGCAAGTACTACGGCAACATCCGCGCGCTCGAAGGCGTCTCGCTGGAGGTGCACGCGGGGGAGATCTCCTGCGTGCTCGGCGACAACGGCGCGGGCAAGTCCACGCTGATCAAGATCATCGCGGGCCTGCACCAGCACGACGCGGGCACCCTGAGCATCGAGGGCGAGGAGACCCGCCTCACCTCCCCGCGCGAGGCCCTGGACCGGGGCATCGCCACCGTCTACCAGGACCTCGCCGTGGTCCCGCTGATGCCGGTGTGGCGGAACTTCTTCCTCGGTTCCGAGCTGTCGAGGGGCACGGGCCCCTTCAGGCGCATGGACGTCGACCGCATGCGCAGGACCACCCACGCGGAGCTGCTGCGCATGGGCATCGACCTGCGTGACGTCGACCAGCCCATCGGCACCCTCTCCGGCGGTGAGCGTCAGTGCGTGGCGATCGCCCGCGCCGTCCACTTCGGTGCCAAGGTCCTCGTCCTCGACGAGCCCACCGCCGCGCTCGGTGTGAAGCAGTCCGGCGTGGTCCTCAAGTACGTGGCCGCCGCGCGGGACGCCGGCCTCGGCGTGGTCCTCATCACTCACAACCCGCACCACGCGTACCTGGTGGGCGACCGTTTCGTCCTCCTGAAGCGCGGCGCCATGTTCGGCAGCCACACCCGCGACGAGATCAGCCTCGACGAGCTGACCCGCCAGATGGCGGGCGGCAGCGAGCTGGACGACCTCCGACACGAGCTGGAGCGAAGCGCGTCCTGA
- a CDS encoding ROK family glucokinase — translation MSTYRDLAHRGSARATVLRTVGTRERRSHLTAPRVPTVGIDIGGTKVMAGVVDADGNILEKLRAETPDKSKSPKVVEDTIVELVLDLSDRHDVHAVGIGAAGWVDAERNRVLFAPHLSWRNEPLRDRLAGRLAVPVLVDNDANAAAWAEWRFGAGRGEDNLVMITLGTGIGGALLEDGQVKRGKFGVAGEFGHMQVVPGGHRCPCGNRGCWEQYSSGNALVREARELAAADSPVAYGIIEHVKGNIGDITGPMITELAREGDAMCIELLQDIGQWLGVGIANLAAALDPSCFVIGGGVSAADDLLIGPARDAFRRHLTGRGYRPEARIARAQLGPEAGMVGAADLARLVARRFRRAKRRRVERYERYERYSESRRTTQGML, via the coding sequence ATGAGCACCTACCGCGACCTCGCACACCGCGGCTCCGCGCGGGCCACCGTCCTGCGGACCGTAGGGACGCGTGAACGCCGTTCCCATCTGACGGCTCCCCGCGTCCCCACCGTCGGTATCGACATCGGCGGCACGAAGGTGATGGCGGGCGTCGTCGACGCCGACGGCAACATCCTGGAGAAGCTCCGCGCCGAGACGCCGGACAAGTCCAAGAGCCCCAAGGTCGTCGAGGACACCATCGTGGAGCTGGTCCTGGACCTCTCGGACCGGCACGACGTGCACGCCGTGGGCATCGGTGCGGCCGGCTGGGTCGACGCCGAGCGCAACCGCGTCCTCTTCGCCCCCCACCTGTCCTGGCGCAACGAGCCGCTGCGCGACCGCCTCGCCGGGCGGCTCGCCGTCCCGGTCCTGGTCGACAACGACGCCAACGCCGCCGCCTGGGCGGAGTGGCGGTTCGGCGCGGGGCGTGGCGAGGACAACCTCGTCATGATCACGCTCGGCACCGGCATCGGCGGTGCGCTGCTGGAGGACGGCCAGGTCAAGCGCGGCAAGTTCGGCGTCGCGGGCGAGTTCGGCCACATGCAGGTGGTCCCGGGCGGCCACCGCTGCCCGTGCGGCAACCGCGGCTGCTGGGAGCAGTACAGCTCGGGCAACGCGCTGGTCCGTGAGGCCCGCGAACTCGCCGCCGCGGACTCCCCGGTCGCGTACGGGATCATCGAGCACGTCAAGGGCAACATCGGCGACATCACCGGCCCGATGATCACCGAGCTCGCCCGCGAGGGCGACGCCATGTGCATCGAGCTGCTCCAGGACATCGGTCAGTGGCTCGGCGTCGGCATCGCCAACCTGGCGGCGGCTCTGGACCCCTCCTGCTTCGTCATCGGCGGCGGCGTCAGCGCGGCCGACGACCTCCTCATCGGCCCCGCGCGCGACGCCTTCCGCCGCCACCTGACCGGTCGCGGCTACCGTCCCGAGGCCCGTATCGCCCGCGCCCAGCTCGGCCCCGAGGCCGGCATGGTCGGCGCCGCCGACCTCGCGCGCCTCGTCGCCCGCCGCTTCCGCCGCGCCAAGCGCCGCCGTGTGGAGCGCTACGAGCGGTACGAGCGCTACTCCGAGTCCCGCCGCACGACCCAGGGGATGCTGTGA
- a CDS encoding sugar kinase encodes MTASLPRQASPPDEPRRPPEDPRHKFRRRALTLLIIVLLIGVPAGYLVISANQSRDSGKQKEENYSATGLTVGWPSRVQRRLYQVPIPLNGVSVAYYETNNWKTSRLYVQFATNGAGLEQFLTEVGTSRDTLRKNNIAIGTRDQKVVGWKFTGPGSWWGLTHEQKDPAPTQDIVVNWPQPGRAVVYVVSRTIP; translated from the coding sequence GTGACGGCCTCGCTGCCGCGCCAGGCCTCGCCTCCGGACGAGCCCCGGCGCCCGCCGGAGGACCCGCGCCACAAGTTCCGCCGCCGTGCCCTGACGCTGCTGATCATCGTGCTGCTCATCGGCGTCCCGGCCGGCTACCTGGTGATCTCCGCCAACCAGAGCCGCGACAGCGGCAAGCAGAAGGAGGAGAACTACTCGGCGACCGGCCTCACCGTGGGCTGGCCCTCGCGCGTCCAGCGCCGCCTCTACCAGGTGCCCATCCCGTTGAACGGCGTCTCCGTCGCCTACTACGAGACGAACAACTGGAAGACCAGCCGTCTCTACGTGCAGTTCGCCACCAATGGCGCGGGGCTGGAGCAGTTCCTCACGGAGGTCGGCACCAGCCGGGACACACTGCGCAAGAACAACATCGCCATCGGCACCCGCGACCAGAAGGTCGTCGGCTGGAAGTTCACGGGCCCCGGCTCGTGGTGGGGCCTCACGCACGAACAGAAGGACCCGGCGCCCACCCAGGACATCGTCGTGAACTGGCCCCAGCCCGGGCGCGCCGTGGTCTACGTCGTCTCCCGCACGATCCCCTGA
- a CDS encoding DEAD/DEAH box helicase produces MGDEAVKTDTAVPVRLAAVFLPAPVPRQGRVAFWDPDGGPLPSDDRAGSGSPAENTSSAEPTELTVVRPHGSGVRRGTVPALTLPIAEALPLLAGARHDRAAHPATTCWGAAALHALRLVARGRMLPGLTSEGHDAWRAGPLDPDDIAHLRAVAAALPYEGHAVPLPGKGPLRLPDPEALMRSFLDAVADTLPRTPAAPHTSGKPFAAGEPQRLPGAHDWAAEVAAGMDAGVRISLRLDLSAYQLFEDGEGAHRAGAAVVQVHSLADPTLVVDAAALWEDDADTAFGPRARVDAALAVRRAARVWPPLDRLSEQDVPDVLALSEEELSDLLGIAATRLGAAGVAVHWPRDLAHDLSAAAVVRPAPGSATDGTGFFESEELLQFRWQLALGGDPLTEAEMDALAEAHRPVVRLRDQWVLVDPALVRKARKRELGLLDPVDALSVALTGTAEVDGETVEAVPVGALATLRDRLTAGITPVEPPPGLQARLRDYQLRGLAWLDLMTSLGLGGCLADDMGLGKTITVIALHLRRDRGEPTLVVCPASLMGNWQREINRFAPGVPVRRFHGPDRTLEDLDGGFVLTTYGTMRSAAPRLAQQTWGMVVADEAQHVKNPYSATAKALRTIPSPARVALTGTPVENNLSELWALLDWTTPGLLGPLKSFRARHARAVENGEDEEAIARLARLIRPFLLRRKKSDPGIVPELPPKTETDHPVPLTREQASLYEAVVRESMLAIETTEGIARRGLVLKLLTSLKQICNHPALFLKEDARAAALGPSARSGKLALLDELLDTLLAEDGSALVFTQYVGMARLITAHLAARAVPVELLHGGTPVAEREHMVDRFQSGATPILVLSLKAAGTGLNLTRAGHVVHFDRWWNPAVEEQATDRAYRIGQTQPVQVHRLITEGTVEDRIAEMLEAKRALADAILGSGEAPLTELTDRELSDLVSLRRSS; encoded by the coding sequence ATGGGCGACGAGGCCGTGAAGACCGATACGGCTGTGCCGGTGCGGCTTGCCGCCGTCTTCCTGCCCGCACCCGTGCCCCGCCAGGGACGCGTCGCCTTCTGGGACCCGGACGGCGGGCCGCTGCCCTCCGACGACCGCGCCGGGAGCGGGTCGCCCGCCGAGAACACGTCGTCCGCCGAGCCGACCGAGCTGACGGTGGTACGACCGCACGGCTCGGGAGTCCGCCGCGGCACCGTCCCCGCCCTGACCCTGCCGATCGCCGAGGCCCTCCCGCTGCTCGCCGGGGCCCGCCACGACCGCGCCGCGCATCCGGCCACGACCTGCTGGGGCGCTGCCGCGCTGCACGCACTGCGGCTCGTCGCGCGGGGCCGGATGCTGCCCGGACTCACCTCCGAGGGCCACGACGCCTGGCGCGCGGGCCCACTGGACCCGGACGACATCGCCCACCTGCGCGCCGTGGCCGCCGCTCTTCCGTACGAAGGGCATGCCGTCCCGCTCCCCGGCAAGGGCCCCCTCCGGCTGCCCGACCCGGAAGCGCTGATGCGCTCCTTCCTGGACGCGGTCGCCGACACCCTGCCGCGTACCCCCGCCGCTCCCCACACCTCAGGGAAACCCTTCGCGGCCGGAGAGCCGCAGCGGCTGCCCGGAGCCCACGACTGGGCCGCCGAGGTCGCCGCGGGCATGGACGCGGGCGTACGGATCTCGCTCCGCCTGGACCTGTCGGCGTACCAGCTCTTCGAGGACGGCGAGGGCGCGCACCGCGCGGGCGCCGCCGTCGTCCAGGTGCACAGCCTCGCCGACCCCACCCTCGTCGTCGACGCCGCGGCCCTGTGGGAGGACGACGCCGACACGGCCTTCGGCCCCCGCGCGCGCGTGGACGCGGCGCTGGCCGTGCGCCGCGCCGCCCGCGTCTGGCCGCCCCTGGACCGCCTGTCCGAACAGGACGTGCCCGACGTCCTCGCACTCTCCGAAGAGGAGCTCTCCGACCTGCTCGGCATCGCCGCGACCCGCCTCGGCGCGGCCGGCGTCGCCGTCCACTGGCCCCGCGACCTCGCCCACGACCTCAGTGCCGCCGCGGTGGTGCGCCCCGCGCCCGGCTCGGCCACGGACGGCACCGGATTCTTCGAGAGCGAGGAACTGCTCCAGTTCCGCTGGCAGCTGGCCCTCGGCGGCGACCCGCTCACCGAGGCCGAGATGGACGCCCTCGCCGAGGCCCACCGCCCCGTCGTCCGGCTGCGCGACCAGTGGGTCCTCGTCGACCCCGCCCTCGTCCGCAAGGCCCGCAAGCGGGAGCTGGGCCTGCTCGACCCGGTCGACGCCCTGTCCGTGGCGCTCACCGGCACCGCGGAGGTCGACGGCGAGACGGTCGAGGCGGTGCCGGTCGGCGCCCTCGCCACGCTGCGCGACCGTCTGACGGCCGGCATCACCCCCGTGGAGCCGCCCCCGGGCCTCCAGGCCCGGCTGCGGGACTACCAGCTGCGGGGCCTCGCCTGGCTCGACCTCATGACCTCCCTCGGCCTCGGCGGCTGCCTCGCCGACGACATGGGCCTCGGCAAGACCATCACCGTCATCGCCCTGCACCTGCGCCGGGACCGCGGCGAACCCACCCTGGTCGTCTGCCCGGCATCGCTGATGGGCAACTGGCAGCGGGAGATCAACCGTTTCGCGCCCGGCGTCCCGGTCCGCCGCTTCCACGGCCCCGACCGCACCCTGGAGGACCTCGACGGCGGTTTCGTCTTGACCACCTACGGCACGATGCGCTCGGCCGCGCCCCGGCTCGCCCAGCAGACGTGGGGCATGGTCGTCGCCGACGAGGCCCAGCACGTCAAGAACCCCTACTCGGCGACGGCGAAGGCCCTGCGGACCATCCCGTCCCCCGCGCGCGTGGCTCTCACCGGCACGCCCGTGGAGAACAACCTCTCCGAGCTGTGGGCCCTGCTGGACTGGACGACGCCCGGCCTGCTCGGACCTCTCAAGTCCTTCCGCGCCCGACACGCGCGCGCCGTGGAGAACGGCGAGGACGAGGAGGCGATCGCCCGCCTGGCCCGGCTGATCCGCCCCTTCCTGCTCCGTCGCAAGAAGTCCGACCCCGGGATCGTCCCCGAGCTCCCGCCCAAGACGGAGACGGACCACCCGGTCCCCCTGACCCGTGAGCAGGCGTCCCTCTACGAGGCCGTGGTCCGCGAGTCGATGCTCGCCATCGAGACGACCGAGGGCATCGCCCGCCGCGGCCTGGTCCTGAAGCTCCTCACCTCCCTCAAGCAGATCTGCAACCACCCGGCGCTGTTCCTGAAGGAGGACGCCCGGGCCGCCGCGCTCGGACCCTCCGCCCGCTCCGGCAAGCTCGCCCTGCTCGACGAACTGCTGGACACACTGCTCGCCGAGGACGGCTCGGCGCTGGTCTTCACCCAGTACGTGGGGATGGCCCGACTGATCACCGCCCACCTGGCCGCGCGCGCCGTCCCGGTGGAGCTCCTGCACGGCGGCACGCCGGTCGCCGAACGCGAACACATGGTGGACCGCTTCCAGAGCGGGGCCACCCCGATCCTGGTGCTGTCCCTCAAGGCCGCGGGCACCGGCCTGAACCTCACCCGGGCGGGCCACGTCGTCCACTTCGACCGCTGGTGGAACCCGGCCGTCGAGGAACAGGCCACCGACCGCGCCTACCGCATCGGTCAGACCCAGCCCGTCCAGGTGCACCGCCTCATCACCGAGGGCACGGTCGAGGACCGCATCGCCGAGATGCTCGAAGCCAAGCGGGCGCTCGCCGACGCCATCCTGGGCTCCGGCGAGGCCCCCCTGACCGAACTGACCGACCGCGAGCTGTCGGACCTGGTGTCACTGCGGAGGTCGTCGTGA